In one Candidatus Pelagibacter sp. HTCC7211 genomic region, the following are encoded:
- a CDS encoding TRAP transporter substrate-binding protein: MKKIISLVVGTLLLTVMTVTGANSAQTLKCQTVISAKADEVKMLKDFTDTVSELTQGSLKFEIMPAGAVVGVKETLDAVDKGLIDCGFAWTHYWSGDHPAAMLFGSPVAGAGVGIDNIAFLSWFQYGGGKELYDQLWSEMGRDIKGFMLQPVGPEALGWFKEPINSMADFRKYKFRTPPGIPGQTYKDIGVASVAMGGGDILPALEAGTIDAAEWCCPKPDMVFGLHKVLKNYYLQGLHQVVVNADFYLNGSKYKKMSAIEKKALEVAANASLSKSMSYRIYENGKALAELTTKHGVILQDTPADYFPAYMAAAKKSLETNAAKNAFFKKVWDSQKAFADIAVPFWSGSQMSNAKLGMAHAATLK; this comes from the coding sequence ATGAAAAAAATCATATCATTAGTTGTAGGAACTCTTCTTTTAACTGTCATGACAGTTACAGGAGCAAATTCTGCACAAACTCTTAAGTGTCAAACAGTAATTAGTGCAAAAGCTGATGAAGTGAAAATGTTAAAAGATTTCACTGACACAGTTTCTGAACTAACTCAAGGTTCACTTAAGTTTGAAATTATGCCAGCCGGAGCAGTAGTAGGTGTAAAGGAAACTTTAGATGCAGTTGATAAAGGTCTTATCGATTGTGGTTTTGCTTGGACTCACTATTGGTCAGGTGATCATCCAGCAGCTATGTTATTTGGTTCGCCAGTAGCAGGTGCAGGTGTTGGTATTGATAATATCGCATTCTTATCTTGGTTCCAATATGGTGGTGGTAAAGAGCTTTACGACCAATTATGGAGTGAGATGGGAAGAGACATCAAAGGTTTTATGTTACAACCAGTTGGTCCAGAAGCTCTAGGTTGGTTTAAAGAGCCAATTAATAGTATGGCTGACTTTAGAAAGTATAAGTTCAGAACTCCTCCAGGAATTCCAGGACAAACTTATAAAGATATTGGTGTAGCTTCTGTTGCAATGGGTGGTGGAGACATTCTACCAGCTCTTGAAGCAGGAACAATTGATGCAGCTGAATGGTGTTGCCCAAAACCTGATATGGTTTTTGGTTTACACAAAGTTCTAAAAAATTACTACTTACAAGGTCTTCACCAAGTAGTAGTAAATGCTGACTTCTATCTAAACGGTAGCAAATATAAAAAAATGTCTGCAATCGAGAAGAAAGCTTTAGAAGTTGCTGCAAACGCTTCTTTATCAAAATCAATGAGTTACAGAATATATGAAAACGGAAAAGCTCTTGCTGAGTTAACTACTAAGCATGGTGTTATATTACAAGACACTCCAGCTGACTATTTCCCAGCATATATGGCTGCTGCAAAGAAAAGTTTAGAAACAAATGCTGCAAAGAATGCATTCTTTAAAAAAGTTTGGGATTCTCAAAAAGCATTTGCTGATATTGCAGTACCTTTCTGGTCTGGATCTCAAATGTCTAATGCTAAGCTAGGAATGGCTCACGCAGCAACATTAAAATAA
- a CDS encoding GMC family oxidoreductase: MENFDFIILGAGSAGCVLANRLSENPNHKVLLLEAGGKDNNPWIHIPVGYFKTMHNPNTDWCYRTEPDESMNNISIRYPRGKILGGSSSINGLLYIRGQHRDYDLWRQSGNTGWGWDDVLPYFIKAENQERGKSEFHGVDGPLSVSDQRIHLPLLDEFQNAAEEFGIPKTKDFNTGDNHGCGYFQVTQKDGFRCSTAVGYLNPVKHRKNLKIITNAHIKKINFENKIAKEVEFWMDNEVKKVEANKEIILSSGAIGSPQILQVSGIGNHEKLKNLGIETIQNLNGVGENLHDHLMLRPIYKINGLKSLNKKINSLFGNLMIGLEYIFKRSGPMTMGASQLCMFAKSDPSLELPDLQWHVQPMSMDTLGATKNHDFHAFTPTVSNIRPTSRGHVSIVDKDTRTYAKIKQNYLSTDHDRMVAARGLKLTRKIILESETFKKYTPEEYRPGISINDDEELVKEASNYAQTIFHPVGTCKMGQDDMAVVDEKLKVKGIKNLRVIDASIMPNITSGNTNAPTIMIAEKGADMILEQ, translated from the coding sequence ATGGAAAATTTTGATTTTATAATTCTGGGTGCTGGATCCGCAGGATGTGTGCTTGCAAATAGATTATCAGAAAATCCCAATCACAAAGTGTTGCTTCTTGAAGCAGGTGGTAAAGATAATAATCCATGGATCCATATTCCTGTTGGATATTTTAAAACCATGCATAATCCAAATACTGATTGGTGTTATCGAACTGAACCTGATGAAAGTATGAATAATATTTCCATAAGATATCCAAGAGGAAAAATTTTAGGGGGAAGCTCGTCAATAAATGGGTTGTTATATATTAGAGGACAACACCGAGACTATGATCTATGGAGGCAATCTGGAAATACTGGTTGGGGTTGGGATGATGTTTTGCCGTATTTTATAAAAGCTGAAAATCAAGAGAGAGGTAAAAGTGAATTTCATGGTGTTGATGGACCTTTATCAGTTTCAGATCAAAGAATACACCTTCCACTTTTAGATGAATTTCAAAATGCAGCAGAAGAATTTGGCATTCCAAAAACAAAGGATTTTAATACAGGAGATAATCATGGGTGTGGTTATTTCCAAGTAACACAAAAAGATGGCTTCAGGTGTAGTACAGCAGTTGGATATCTAAACCCTGTAAAACATAGAAAAAATTTAAAAATAATTACTAATGCACATATTAAAAAAATAAATTTTGAAAATAAAATAGCTAAAGAAGTAGAGTTTTGGATGGATAATGAAGTAAAAAAAGTTGAAGCTAATAAAGAAATAATTCTATCTTCTGGTGCAATAGGTTCACCTCAAATTTTACAAGTATCTGGGATTGGAAATCATGAAAAATTAAAAAATCTAGGTATTGAAACTATACAAAATTTAAATGGTGTTGGAGAAAATTTACATGATCATTTGATGTTAAGACCGATTTATAAAATTAATGGTCTTAAATCACTTAACAAAAAAATAAATAGTTTATTTGGAAATTTAATGATTGGACTAGAATATATATTTAAAAGATCTGGCCCAATGACAATGGGGGCAAGCCAACTTTGCATGTTTGCAAAAAGTGATCCATCACTTGAACTTCCAGACCTACAATGGCATGTTCAACCAATGAGTATGGATACATTGGGAGCTACTAAAAATCATGATTTTCATGCATTTACTCCAACTGTTTCAAATATAAGACCTACTAGTAGAGGTCATGTTAGTATCGTTGATAAAGACACAAGAACTTACGCAAAAATTAAACAAAATTATTTATCAACTGATCATGATAGAATGGTAGCTGCTCGAGGTTTAAAATTAACTAGGAAAATTATATTAGAATCTGAAACTTTTAAAAAGTATACACCTGAAGAGTATAGACCAGGGATAAGTATTAATGATGATGAAGAACTAGTTAAAGAAGCTTCTAATTATGCACAAACTATTTTTCATCCTGTCGGAACTTGTAAAATGGGCCAAGATGATATGGCTGTTGTTGATGAAAAATTAAAAGTTAAAGGAATAAAAAATCTTAGGGTGATCGATGCATCAATAATGCCTAATATAACCTCTGGTAATACTAATGCACCAACAATAATGATTGCAGAAAAAGGTGCAGATATGATACTAGAGCAATAA
- a CDS encoding TerC family protein produces MFAELISPEQLAILGQIIFIDLVLAGDNAIIIGMVASKFPVEQRKKIIFWGIGGAVILRIILTLLTAYLLQITGLRLIGGLLLLYIVYKLYVDVIKGSEQEDDIKVDNSNFLKAIWTILLADFTMSLDNVLGVAGAAGDHYTLLIFGLVLSIVLMATAASLISKWIKEYKWIAWAGLIAILVVAVELIYTDIKILFL; encoded by the coding sequence ATGTTTGCAGAACTAATTTCTCCAGAACAGTTAGCTATTTTAGGTCAAATCATATTTATTGACCTAGTGCTTGCGGGCGACAATGCAATTATAATTGGAATGGTTGCATCAAAGTTTCCAGTTGAACAAAGAAAAAAAATTATTTTTTGGGGCATAGGTGGAGCAGTAATATTAAGGATAATTTTAACTTTACTGACCGCTTATCTATTACAAATTACAGGACTTCGATTAATTGGTGGACTATTACTGCTTTATATAGTTTACAAACTTTATGTTGACGTCATTAAAGGCTCAGAGCAAGAGGATGATATAAAAGTTGATAATTCAAACTTTTTAAAAGCTATTTGGACTATTCTACTTGCAGATTTTACTATGAGCCTTGATAATGTATTAGGTGTAGCTGGTGCAGCTGGAGATCATTATACACTATTAATTTTTGGTTTGGTTTTATCAATCGTTTTAATGGCAACTGCAGCAAGTTTGATATCTAAATGGATCAAAGAGTATAAGTGGATTGCTTGGGCTGGTTTAATTGCAATTTTAGTAGTAGCTGTTGAGTTGATTTACACAGATATTAAAATATTATTCTTATAA
- a CDS encoding SDR family NAD(P)-dependent oxidoreductase: MYLQKINLKNKYALVTGAGKGLGRACAIALAEAGATVIALSRTSSDLDKLEKEIKKIKGKIIKIHCDVMNYDDLRKKIEKIKIIDVLVNNAGTNIPEPFEKIKQRSMNYLVDLNLKAAFNVAQLVVKKMLKNKKKPGSIINISSQLGHVGMSGRNVYNMTKFGIEGLTKGMGVELAKKNIRVNTVAPTFVATPMVKNFFKNRKFKKLALGNIPMSKLASESDVATSVCFLASSASSMITGTSIIIDGGWTAQ, from the coding sequence ATGTATTTACAAAAAATTAATTTAAAAAATAAATATGCTCTTGTTACAGGAGCAGGTAAAGGGTTAGGTAGAGCTTGTGCAATAGCATTAGCTGAAGCTGGAGCAACAGTAATTGCTCTAAGTCGAACATCATCAGATTTAGATAAATTAGAAAAAGAAATAAAAAAAATAAAAGGTAAAATTATTAAAATTCACTGTGATGTGATGAATTATGATGACTTAAGAAAAAAAATAGAAAAAATAAAAATCATAGACGTACTGGTTAATAATGCTGGAACCAATATTCCTGAACCATTTGAAAAAATAAAACAAAGAAGTATGAACTATTTGGTAGATTTAAATCTTAAAGCTGCATTTAACGTTGCTCAATTAGTAGTAAAAAAAATGCTTAAAAACAAGAAAAAGCCTGGATCAATAATTAATATATCTTCTCAATTAGGTCATGTTGGTATGAGTGGTCGAAATGTTTATAATATGACAAAATTTGGTATCGAAGGATTGACTAAAGGAATGGGTGTAGAATTAGCAAAGAAAAATATTAGAGTAAATACAGTTGCACCAACATTTGTGGCAACACCAATGGTAAAAAACTTTTTTAAAAATAGAAAATTTAAGAAATTAGCTTTAGGAAATATTCCTATGTCAAAACTGGCATCTGAAAGTGATGTAGCAACATCAGTTTGTTTCTTGGCATCTTCAGCTTCATCAATGATTACGGGAACATCAATAATAATAGATGGTGGATGGACTGCTCAATAA
- a CDS encoding M23 family metallopeptidase, producing MDCSIIYRFFFVFLIFVPSQLQAIEFQGKFLQGHFILGSTNPNAKILVGKKEVKVSKDGFFVFGIDRDRKFDLKFTKIIDGKKTIITKKVLKRKYNIQRIDGLEESKVTPPESVYKRIKKENNAIGEARAINSDLDFFKDKFIMPVEGIISGVYGSQRILNGKPKWPHFGIDIAAKQGTMIKSSGAGVVTMAEDDLYYTGGTIIMDHGHGISTIYSHLENILVSVGDKINQGDIIGTVGSTGRSTGPHLDFRINWFQTRLDPMSILK from the coding sequence ATGGACTGCTCAATAATTTATAGATTTTTTTTTGTATTTTTAATTTTTGTACCATCACAACTTCAAGCAATTGAATTTCAAGGAAAATTTTTACAAGGTCATTTCATTTTAGGCTCAACAAATCCTAACGCTAAAATTCTAGTAGGTAAAAAAGAAGTTAAAGTATCAAAAGATGGTTTTTTTGTTTTTGGTATTGATAGAGATAGAAAATTTGATTTAAAGTTTACTAAAATAATAGATGGTAAAAAAACTATAATTACAAAAAAAGTATTAAAAAGAAAATATAATATTCAAAGAATTGATGGACTTGAGGAAAGTAAAGTTACTCCACCTGAGTCAGTTTACAAAAGAATTAAAAAAGAAAATAATGCAATCGGTGAGGCAAGGGCCATAAATTCTGATTTAGATTTCTTTAAAGATAAATTTATTATGCCTGTTGAAGGAATTATTAGTGGTGTATATGGTAGTCAAAGAATTTTAAACGGTAAACCAAAGTGGCCTCATTTCGGAATTGATATAGCAGCTAAGCAAGGAACTATGATTAAATCTTCAGGAGCTGGAGTTGTCACTATGGCAGAGGACGATTTATATTATACAGGTGGCACCATCATCATGGATCATGGTCATGGAATATCAACAATATATTCTCACCTAGAAAATATTTTAGTTTCAGTTGGAGACAAAATTAATCAAGGAGATATTATAGGTACAGTTGGTTCAACAGGAAGATCAACTGGACCACATCTTGATTTTAGAATTAATTGGTTTCAAACAAGACTTGATCCAATGTCTATATTGAAATAA
- a CDS encoding fumarylacetoacetate hydrolase — MNKNLKNKISDKLVNAFLKNKIVSPLPQKITKKLTVADEFRKLCESKIKEPVIGFKAGGTGIPVMKKLKEKEPFYASIYKRNFLKSGKKVKINKSTLGIELEVCYLIKKQFFSSKGKITMKNIAKYISHMAPCIEVVGYRQKKKGVTSFGDLASDFGANVKFLIGQKKKYKKINIGNLKTIISNKKINQTVSGNTGAVYISPLNSLRFVLNKLKKDKVDLNKDFYVFTGSTVGVVPILGKGLYAGKIDKLGSAKAIIH; from the coding sequence ATGAATAAAAATTTAAAAAATAAGATTTCAGATAAACTTGTTAACGCATTTTTAAAAAATAAAATAGTTTCTCCATTACCTCAAAAGATCACCAAAAAACTTACTGTTGCTGATGAGTTTAGAAAATTATGTGAAAGTAAAATTAAAGAACCTGTTATTGGATTTAAAGCTGGTGGAACAGGAATTCCTGTAATGAAAAAATTGAAAGAAAAAGAGCCATTTTATGCATCTATCTATAAAAGAAATTTTTTAAAAAGTGGTAAAAAAGTAAAAATAAATAAATCTACTTTAGGAATTGAACTAGAAGTTTGTTATTTAATTAAAAAGCAATTTTTTTCATCAAAAGGTAAAATAACTATGAAAAATATAGCAAAATATATTTCTCATATGGCACCATGTATTGAAGTTGTGGGTTATAGACAAAAGAAAAAAGGTGTTACATCCTTTGGTGATTTGGCCAGTGATTTTGGTGCAAATGTAAAATTTTTAATTGGTCAAAAGAAAAAATATAAAAAAATTAATATAGGTAATTTAAAAACAATTATTTCAAACAAGAAGATAAACCAGACTGTTTCGGGTAATACAGGAGCTGTTTACATAAGTCCTCTTAACTCACTAAGATTTGTTCTTAACAAACTAAAGAAAGATAAAGTTGATTTAAATAAAGACTTTTATGTCTTTACTGGCTCAACTGTTGGTGTAGTTCCAATTCTTGGCAAAGGATTGTATGCAGGTAAAATTGACAAGTTAGGTTCAGCAAAAGCTATAATCCATTAA
- a CDS encoding M24 family metallopeptidase, translating into MGLHFTAEEFSKRKQDVLKSMKEQNLDALLMFRQESMYWLTGYDTFGYVFFQTLILDQKGNIILLTRAPDLRQAQNTSNIKDIRIWVDQDGINPTNDLKHILNELNLKDKKIGIEYEAYGMTGRNALRLNKSLENYCNVEDQSELITKLRVIKSDEELVYVKKAAELADRALDEAWKYTKAGASEAKILAEMQRAVLEGGGDYPANEYIIGSGDNALLCRYQAEKRNLSDTDQLSLEWAGTFKHYHSVMFRTIPIGKADSKHIKMHEACVDALTNCVKTLIPGKTAGDVFDAHAKTFDDLGFKKARMNACGYSLGSTFSPNWMDWPMLYTGNPYVITPGNVFFMHMILMDSDSNLAMNLGETYLVTENGNERLGKQKLDLVIL; encoded by the coding sequence ATGGGATTGCATTTTACAGCAGAAGAATTTTCTAAAAGAAAACAAGACGTTCTAAAATCAATGAAAGAGCAAAATTTAGATGCTCTTTTAATGTTTAGGCAAGAGTCTATGTATTGGCTCACAGGATACGATACTTTTGGATATGTTTTTTTTCAAACTCTAATTTTAGATCAAAAAGGAAATATTATTCTTTTAACTCGCGCGCCTGACTTAAGACAGGCACAAAATACATCTAATATTAAAGATATCAGAATTTGGGTTGATCAAGATGGGATAAATCCAACTAATGATCTTAAACACATATTAAATGAGCTTAATTTAAAGGATAAAAAAATTGGAATTGAGTACGAAGCATATGGGATGACTGGACGTAATGCTTTAAGATTAAATAAATCTTTAGAAAATTATTGTAATGTTGAAGATCAATCTGAATTAATAACTAAATTAAGGGTAATTAAATCTGATGAAGAATTAGTTTATGTGAAAAAAGCCGCCGAACTTGCTGATAGAGCGCTTGATGAAGCTTGGAAATATACTAAAGCTGGTGCTAGTGAAGCAAAAATTTTAGCAGAAATGCAAAGAGCAGTTCTTGAAGGCGGTGGAGACTACCCTGCAAATGAATATATAATTGGTTCGGGAGACAATGCTTTGCTTTGTAGATATCAAGCAGAAAAAAGAAATTTGTCTGATACTGATCAATTAAGTTTGGAATGGGCAGGAACTTTTAAACATTATCATTCAGTAATGTTTAGAACTATACCTATCGGAAAAGCAGACTCAAAACATATTAAGATGCATGAGGCTTGTGTTGATGCGTTAACAAATTGTGTAAAAACTTTAATTCCAGGTAAAACTGCAGGTGATGTGTTTGATGCTCATGCTAAAACTTTTGATGATTTAGGTTTTAAAAAAGCAAGAATGAATGCTTGTGGTTATTCTTTGGGTTCAACCTTTTCACCTAATTGGATGGACTGGCCTATGCTATACACTGGCAATCCTTATGTAATAACTCCTGGTAATGTCTTCTTCATGCATATGATCTTAATGGATTCAGACAGTAATTTAGCCATGAATTTAGGTGAAACCTATTTAGTTACAGAGAATGGCAATGAAAGATTAGGCAAACAAAAGTTGGATCTTGTGATCCTATAA
- a CDS encoding YajQ family cyclic di-GMP-binding protein translates to MPSFDVISKINYPEFDNALANCLREITNRYDFKGLDISIERKDKTITTFAPDELKLKQVNEILQVHLIRRKVDPRVIVVKNSESAAGTTIRQVSELKEGISQENAKKIIADVKKLKLKIQIKIQGEELRAEGKKRDDLQEAITAIQAIDIGLPIEFVNFRD, encoded by the coding sequence ATGCCTTCATTTGACGTAATAAGTAAAATAAATTATCCCGAATTTGATAATGCTCTTGCTAATTGTTTAAGAGAAATTACTAACCGATATGATTTCAAAGGGCTTGATATTTCAATTGAAAGAAAAGATAAAACGATCACCACATTTGCCCCAGATGAATTAAAGTTAAAACAAGTAAATGAAATACTACAAGTTCATCTTATAAGAAGGAAAGTGGATCCAAGAGTGATAGTTGTTAAAAACTCAGAAAGTGCTGCAGGCACAACTATCAGACAAGTCAGTGAATTAAAAGAGGGTATTAGCCAAGAAAATGCTAAAAAAATTATTGCTGATGTTAAGAAACTAAAACTTAAAATCCAAATTAAAATTCAAGGGGAAGAATTAAGAGCTGAAGGAAAAAAAAGAGACGATCTTCAAGAAGCCATAACTGCAATACAAGCTATTGATATTGGTCTTCCAATTGAATTTGTAAACTTTAGAGATTAG
- the fghA gene encoding S-formylglutathione hydrolase: MELVEKHRSHNGSQEVYKHLSDTTNCNMQFAVYLPDNSKDCPLLYFLSGITCTEQNFIQKSGFQQFASKHQVAVVVPDTSPRGEGVPDNEDYKLGYGAGFYLNATREPWSRNYKMYDYITKELPELISNKFEFSKSKIGIFGHSMGGGGAIQCALKNDLYKSVSAFSPICSLHNSTFAKDMFSNYLDNNLDELNTYDPLTLIKNSKKKFESIKIDVGLSDDFLKDLCIDDFIKVCDETGQKLLVTKHPGYDHGYYFINSFIEDHINYHVLILKNVD, translated from the coding sequence ATGGAATTAGTTGAAAAACATAGGTCACACAACGGATCTCAAGAAGTTTACAAACATCTATCGGATACAACAAATTGTAACATGCAGTTTGCTGTTTATTTGCCTGATAATAGTAAGGATTGCCCATTATTATATTTTCTAAGCGGCATAACTTGTACTGAGCAAAATTTTATTCAAAAATCTGGATTTCAACAATTTGCCTCAAAACATCAGGTTGCTGTTGTTGTTCCTGATACCAGCCCAAGAGGAGAGGGTGTACCAGATAACGAAGATTACAAACTTGGTTATGGTGCAGGATTTTATCTTAACGCTACAAGAGAACCTTGGTCTAGAAATTATAAGATGTATGATTATATCACAAAAGAATTACCAGAGTTAATTTCAAACAAATTTGAATTTAGTAAATCAAAAATAGGAATTTTTGGCCATTCTATGGGTGGGGGTGGTGCTATTCAGTGTGCACTCAAAAATGATTTATATAAATCAGTCTCAGCTTTCTCACCTATATGTTCTCTTCATAATAGTACATTTGCAAAAGATATGTTTTCTAATTATTTAGATAATAATTTAGATGAATTAAATACCTATGATCCTTTAACTTTAATAAAAAATTCAAAAAAAAAATTTGAAAGTATTAAAATAGATGTTGGTTTAAGTGATGATTTTTTAAAAGATCTTTGTATAGATGATTTTATTAAAGTGTGCGATGAGACAGGTCAAAAATTACTCGTAACAAAACACCCAGGTTATGACCATGGTTATTACTTTATTAATTCATTTATAGAAGATCATATAAATTACCACGTTTTAATTTTAAAAAACGTAGATTAA
- a CDS encoding S-(hydroxymethyl)glutathione dehydrogenase/class III alcohol dehydrogenase, translated as MKVKAAIALEKAKPLIVDYVDLEGPKKGEVLVEIKSTGVCHTDAYTLSGDDPEGIFPSILGHEGAGIVVEVGEGVTSLKKDDHVIPLYTPECRKCKFCLSGKTNLCQAIRETQGKGLMPDGTSRFSYKGKTLYHYMGTSTFANYTVVPEIALAKIREDAPASKACYIGCGVTTGIGAVINTAKVEEGATTVVFGLGGIGLNVIQGCKLAKASVIVGVDLNPERKQIAEKFGMTHFVNPKDYPDNKLQEKIIELTNGGADYSFECIGNVNVMRQALECCHKGWGESIIIGVAGSGQEIATRPFQLVTGRVWKGTAFGGAKGRTDVPKIVDWYMDKKINIDDLITHEFAIEDINKAFDLMHEGKSIRSVINF; from the coding sequence ATGAAAGTAAAAGCAGCAATTGCATTAGAAAAAGCTAAGCCATTAATTGTAGATTATGTAGATCTTGAAGGACCAAAAAAAGGAGAGGTTCTTGTTGAAATTAAATCTACAGGAGTATGTCATACAGATGCATATACATTATCGGGAGATGATCCAGAAGGTATTTTTCCATCAATACTAGGTCATGAGGGAGCTGGAATTGTTGTTGAAGTAGGTGAAGGAGTAACCTCATTAAAGAAAGATGATCATGTTATACCTTTGTACACTCCTGAATGTCGTAAATGTAAGTTTTGTTTATCCGGTAAAACAAATTTATGCCAAGCTATCCGTGAAACTCAAGGTAAAGGATTGATGCCAGATGGAACTTCAAGATTTTCTTATAAAGGAAAAACTTTATACCATTATATGGGCACATCAACATTTGCAAATTATACAGTTGTTCCAGAAATTGCCTTAGCTAAAATACGAGAAGACGCACCTGCAAGTAAAGCTTGTTATATTGGTTGTGGTGTAACCACTGGGATAGGTGCCGTGATTAATACTGCTAAAGTTGAAGAAGGTGCAACAACTGTTGTTTTTGGCTTAGGTGGAATTGGTCTTAATGTTATTCAAGGATGTAAGTTAGCTAAAGCAAGTGTTATTGTTGGTGTAGATTTAAATCCAGAACGTAAACAAATTGCAGAAAAATTTGGAATGACACATTTTGTTAATCCAAAAGATTATCCAGATAACAAATTACAAGAAAAAATAATTGAATTAACCAATGGTGGTGCTGATTATAGTTTTGAGTGCATTGGTAACGTAAATGTGATGCGTCAAGCATTAGAATGTTGTCATAAAGGATGGGGTGAATCAATTATTATTGGTGTAGCTGGCTCTGGTCAAGAAATTGCAACTAGACCATTTCAATTAGTTACAGGAAGAGTTTGGAAAGGAACTGCTTTTGGTGGAGCAAAAGGAAGAACGGATGTTCCTAAAATTGTTGATTGGTATATGGATAAAAAAATTAATATAGATGATTTAATTACTCATGAGTTTGCTATTGAAGACATCAACAAGGCTTTTGATTTAATGCACGAAGGAAAGTCAATAAGAAGTGTGATTAATTTCTAA
- a CDS encoding NAD(P)/FAD-dependent oxidoreductase codes for MEVTNDNGCSWVNDLIPRTNIKSLQLNEDCDWLIIGAGYTGLSAARKLGQLYPKQKIILVDAQLAGEGASSRNSGYLVDTTLNDGFTSNKELDNYKKKADIYELGIKFVKNFINEYQVDCDWNECGKYFASSKKSDQTILTNFSDTLSKLGFEHNILSSNDLSNRLGTSFYNIALHTKGGILLHPGKLVRAMIDILPNNVFLYENSCLLDWSKVKDKISCNFKNVKINTNKIIFATNGFLKSLGIKSNYNFPITLTASMTRSLTDEEFKSIGEPKEWGVLPVRPMGATIRMTKDRRILIRNTAEVRDPAKMSKKDLDTRSINQKIGIKKRFPQLPDNIIQSSWSGIVSRTRNSSQIFEKIDENIFAAGCYNGSGIGVGTLFGEQIAIKASNENTKEIETIEARNKPTWLPPQPFLNLGVKIRLIYERLRARSEI; via the coding sequence ATGGAAGTGACTAACGATAATGGTTGTAGTTGGGTTAATGATTTAATTCCTCGAACTAATATTAAATCACTTCAATTAAATGAAGATTGTGATTGGTTAATAATAGGCGCTGGTTATACAGGCTTATCAGCAGCAAGAAAATTAGGGCAATTATATCCTAAGCAAAAAATTATACTTGTAGATGCACAATTAGCTGGAGAGGGAGCTAGCAGTAGAAATTCAGGCTATTTAGTAGATACCACTCTTAATGACGGATTTACCTCTAATAAAGAATTGGATAATTATAAAAAAAAAGCTGATATTTATGAATTGGGTATAAAATTTGTAAAAAATTTTATCAATGAATATCAAGTTGATTGTGATTGGAATGAATGTGGAAAATATTTTGCATCCTCAAAAAAATCTGATCAAACAATTTTAACAAATTTTTCAGATACTCTTTCAAAACTAGGTTTTGAACACAATATATTATCAAGCAATGATTTATCAAATAGACTTGGTACTAGTTTTTATAATATTGCGCTTCATACAAAAGGTGGAATTTTATTACATCCAGGAAAGTTGGTAAGGGCTATGATTGATATATTACCAAATAATGTTTTTTTGTATGAAAATTCATGTTTATTAGATTGGAGCAAAGTTAAAGATAAAATTTCTTGTAATTTTAAAAATGTAAAAATTAATACCAATAAAATTATTTTTGCGACAAATGGTTTTTTGAAATCTTTAGGTATTAAATCAAATTATAATTTTCCAATTACTTTAACCGCGAGTATGACGAGATCATTAACTGATGAAGAATTTAAGTCAATTGGTGAGCCAAAAGAATGGGGGGTATTACCCGTAAGACCAATGGGTGCCACAATAAGAATGACTAAAGATAGAAGAATTTTGATTAGAAATACTGCAGAAGTACGTGATCCTGCAAAAATGTCTAAGAAAGATTTAGATACAAGATCTATTAATCAAAAAATAGGAATTAAAAAAAGATTTCCACAATTACCAGACAATATAATCCAATCTTCATGGTCAGGAATTGTTTCCAGAACAAGAAATAGCTCTCAAATATTTGAAAAAATTGATGAAAATATCTTTGCTGCAGGTTGTTATAATGGATCTGGTATAGGTGTTGGTACTTTGTTTGGAGAACAAATTGCAATTAAAGCAAGCAATGAAAACACTAAAGAAATAGAAACCATTGAAGCAAGAAATAAACCTACATGGCTTCCACCACAACCTTTTTTAAATCTAGGTGTTAAAATAAGACTAATTTATGAACGACTTAGAGCAAGATCGGAAATTTAA